The Chloracidobacterium sp. genome includes a region encoding these proteins:
- the radC gene encoding DNA repair protein RadC, with protein MKYNDLPQSEQPAHRLRELGATALNTTELLSVALMLPDTDTASQLSQLVSEYDNLLVKIPRDRVKEINRVGDKTADMILAIAELARRQTFALPREKARINSPADAAALVQYDMQALDHEQLRVILLNRRNEVMKIIMVYKGSVCSSQVRVGELFKDALREQASAMIICHNHPSGDPTPSPDDVAVTRAIVQAGKLMDVDILDHIVIGQSKWASLKEKGLGFS; from the coding sequence ATGAAATACAACGACCTCCCCCAATCCGAACAACCCGCGCACAGACTCCGCGAACTTGGAGCCACCGCGCTCAACACCACCGAACTGCTGAGCGTCGCGCTGATGCTCCCCGATACTGACACCGCCAGCCAGTTAAGCCAGTTGGTCAGCGAATACGATAACCTGCTGGTCAAAATCCCGCGTGACCGTGTGAAGGAAATCAACCGTGTCGGCGACAAAACAGCCGACATGATCTTGGCAATCGCAGAGCTCGCCCGCCGACAGACGTTCGCACTCCCCCGCGAAAAAGCCCGCATCAACTCCCCTGCTGACGCCGCAGCGCTGGTGCAATATGACATGCAGGCGCTGGACCATGAGCAACTGCGCGTCATCTTACTCAATCGCCGTAACGAGGTTATGAAAATCATCATGGTTTACAAAGGCTCTGTTTGCTCATCCCAAGTCCGTGTCGGCGAGTTATTCAAAGATGCGTTGCGTGAACAAGCCTCAGCAATGATTATTTGCCACAATCATCCGTCGGGTGACCCGACGCCATCACCTGATGATGTGGCAGTCACTCGCGCCATTGTTCAGGCTGGCAAACTGATGGATGTGGACATCCTTGACCATATTGTGATCGGTCAAAGCAAGTGGGCATCACTCAAAGAAAAAGGGCTCGGCTTTTCATAG